Proteins co-encoded in one Ruegeria sp. YS9 genomic window:
- a CDS encoding DUF4169 family protein → MGKPVNLNRYRKEKARAVKKARADRNAVAFGRTKAEKEVVKLQQKKQKRDLENHELDE, encoded by the coding sequence ATGGGCAAGCCGGTCAATCTGAACCGGTATCGAAAAGAAAAAGCGCGGGCCGTGAAAAAGGCCCGCGCCGACCGGAACGCCGTCGCGTTTGGGCGAACGAAAGCTGAAAAAGAAGTCGTGAAGCTTCAACAGAAAAAACAAAAGCGCGACCTCGAAAATCATGAGCTGGACGAATGA